The Haloplanus sp. GDY1 genomic sequence GTTCGTCGCCCTCGCCCTCCTCGTCATCGCCGCCCTCGCCACCTACCCCGTGGCCGACTGGTATCTCCGATCGATCGACGTCGCCCCTCGCTTCGGCTTCTGGGACTTCGGCGCCTACTCCAGCGCCGTCGACCGTTGGACCGCCGGCGAGCCGCTCTACCTGCAAAACGAGAACGGCGGCTACCACGGGAGCTACCTCTACCCGCCCGTCGCCCTCCTCGCGTTCGCCCCCTTCCTCCTCGCCCTCCCCTTCCGGCCCGCCGTCCTCCTGTGGACGGCCTGCACCGTCGCACTCCTCTGGGTCGCCGTCCAGCGGCTCGCCACCGCCCTCGGCGTCTCCCTGCGGCCGTGGGAGCGCCTGGCCGTCCTCCCGCTGGTCGTCGGCTTCCAGCCCGTGTTGCTCTCGATGAAACTCGGCCAGACCGCGGCCGCGCTGGGTGCGCTTCTCACCTTCGCGGCGTCCGCGTCGCTCCGCGGTCGCCCGTCTCTCAGCGGCGCCCTCACCGCCGCCGTCGGCGTCGTCAAACTCCCCTACGCCCCCGCCGGCGCCCACCTGCTCGGCGACCGTGACCGGTTCGTCGGCGCCGTCCTCGGCGGCCTCGCCCTCCTCGCGCTCTCCCTGGTCGCCTTCGGCGTCGACGCCCATCGAACCTTCCTCGACGTCCTCGCGTGGGGAGTTCGGGAGGGCAGCACCGCCCGCTCGCCCCGCGTCTGGCTCCCGCCTTACTACCGCCCGCTGTACGACGTCCCCCACGCGCTCCTGGTTCGCGTCCTCGGGAGCCTCGCCATCGCCGTCGGCGTCCTCCGGGCGCCGGCCGAAGCCGTCCGGGAGACCACCGCGCTCGGCTTCGCCGCCGTTCCCCTGCTCGCACCGCTGACCTACGCCTACTACTTCGTCGCCGCGATTCCGGCCGTCCTCCTGCTCGTGGCCGCCGAACTCGACCGCCCGGACGGCTACCCGGCGCTCCCGCTCGTCGGCCTTCTGCTCCTCCACGGCCACTCTTACGGCCTCCGGACGGCCGGCCGGCTGGCGCCCGAGTGGGTGCCCGGCATCCTCATCCAGCCCGGCCTCTGGGGGAACCTCCTCCTCGTCGGCCTCGCGGCCGTCCGCGTCGCCCGCGCCGGCGGCCCCGTCGCCGTCCGGTCGCTCGCGTCGGCCGCGCGGCGGCGCGGGGACTAGCGGAGCAGTTCCGCCAACTGGCGGCGGCGACGGTCGAGGTCGACGTGGGGCTCGATCCCCTCGGCGTCCGCCAGTCGGTCGAGCGTCAACAGCACGTCGGCGCCCGCCCGCTCGGCGTGGGCACAGCAGTCGTCGACGGCGTCGCGCCGGAGGGCCAGGGAGTCCAGCAGGCCGAGCGTCAGTGCGAACGCCGCGCCCGCCTCGCCGGTCGGGAACGCGGGGTGGATCGACTCGAAGGTCGGCTCCGACGGCGCCTCGCTCGCCGCGTGGGTGCGAAGACAGACGACACAGACCGCCGCCGCGCCCGCGTCGGGCGCGTACCGCCGCAGGGCCGGCGGGACAGGAAACCGGACGACGTCGCCGCCACAGGCCGGACACGTCGTCGGCCCGCCCGCGTCGTTCGTCCCGTGGTCGTTGCTCATGACTCGACGCTCCGCGGTGCGGACTGAAAAAGGGCGCCCTCGTGGTGGCGTCCGTCGCCGGTCGTCCGTCTCGGGGGAGTCCGAGACTCGCGTTCGACGGTGGCGTCAGTCGTCGGCCTCGACGACTTCGAGGCCGCTCTCGGATTCGGCGGCCGCCTCGGCCTTCTCCTCTTCTTCCTTCTTCGCTTTGATCTTCTTCAGTCGGAAAATCTCCTCGCGCTCCTGTTCCTCCAGTTTCTGCTCGATGTACTCCTTGTTCTCGCGGAGGTCGGGCAGGAGTTTGAACTCGAGGGCGTTGACGCGGCGCTTGGTGGTCTCGATTTCGGTGAGCATCTTCTTCATCGCCGTCTCTACCTCGGCCGCGAGGATGATGGATTCGAGGAGTTCCTCGTAGGCGTCGGCCGCCTCGTCGATGCGGGCCGAGGAGCCCAGCAGGCCGTAGCCCCGCTGGTCGAGGCTCTTTCTCACGCGCGAGGACTCGATCTGTGGCACGACCACACCCATGATGTTCTTCGACTGGGTCGTGATCTCCGGGTGTTCCTTGAGCGCGGCGGCGGCGCCGCGGACCGCGACGTCCCCCTCCATCGCCCGCGCCATGTTGATCTTTCGCTGTGCGGTCTCGTAGTTCTCGTCGAGGTCCGCACGGATGTCCTGGGCCTGATCCAGGATGTCCATGAACTCCATGATGAGGCCGTCCCGCTTTTGCTCCAGCGTGTCGTGCCCCCGCTCGGAGAGTTCGATCCGGTCCTCTATCGCCATGAGGTTCTTGCGAGTGGGTTTGACGTCCTCGGCCATTGCCGGGGAGTTGTGGACCGAGCCCCTTATCCTTTTACTGTTCGGCGGCCCGCCGGCCCAGCGCCATCCGCTCTACCCGATCCATCCAGGTCACCACGACGACGTGCGGGAGCGTCAGGACGGCGACGAACACCAGATACAGCGCCGCCAGCGTCGCGGGCGCGGTCCCCACCCCGGCGACGACCCAGACGCCGACGAGCAGGAGGACCGACACGGCGGTCAACGGGACCGCCTCGCGCCCCGTCCACAGGAGCGCCGCGACCGGGCCGGCGGCCGCCAGCGCCCCTCGCGCGCCCTCGTCGACGCCCACCAGTCGAACCACGTGCCGTAGCGAGTGCCACACGCAGAAGTACACCCCCACGGCGACCAGCGGCGGGACGACGAGGAAGTACGCCCACAGCAACAGCGTCTCGCCGGCGTCGCGACGCCAGGCTCGCCCGCCGTCGCGACGGTAGCCCGCGATGAGAGTCCCGAGGGTCAGGGTCGCGAACCCGACCCCCAGGCCCGCCCGCGCGTCGGGCGCGACCATCCACGCCGCGCCGAGTTCCCGGCCGAACAGCGCCACCCACGCGTCGATCACCGCCCGGTACCGCTCCGGGAAGCGGAGCATCGGCACCAGCATCGGCAGACCGCCCCGGACGAGTACCGTCCCCGCGCGCACGCCCACGCCGTCCAGGTGCGGACTCCCCAGCGCGTCGAGGGCATAAAGGTCGCCCTGTCCCCAGTGGAGCCACGTCAGGCCGACGAACAGCGCCGCCGCGACGACCGGCGCGACGGCCCACAGCGCGGCGTAGACGCCGCCGAGCAGGAGGTACGCGAGGCCGACGAGCGCCATCGTCCGGGGCGTCGGACGCCGGCCGGCGGCCCGCGCCGGCGCCAGGTGGTCGACGGCGCCGTGTGGCAACCCGAACACGAGGAGGCTCGCGGCCAGCGGGAGATAGCGAAGCCACCGCGGGAGCGTCGCCGTCGCCCCCGCCGCTGTCGCGACGGCGGTGCCCAGAAGCAGCGCCGAGACGACGACCCAGGCGGGGCGACAGCCGACCGCGAGCATGAGCGTCGCGGGCGCCCGGTCGCGAGTCCGGTGTGTCCCCCCCATCGTCTCACGATCCGGCGCCGGCGTCCGCTCCCCGAGGCTCCGACTCCGCCGCCCCGTACCGATCCATCACCCACCGGTAGAGCACCAGTCCCTGTACCACGAAGCAGTTGGTCACGAGGAAAAAGAGCGCCTCCTCGACGGGGAGGCCAGCGACCGCGAGGCCGGTGGTGTACCGATCCGAGAGGATCCAGATGCCGTACTCGATGGCGACCCGGTCGGCGACACACAGGTACGTCGTCGGGACGAGGACGCCGAGCGCGACGAGTCGGCGGTGTGCCCACAGCTGCGGCGCGCCGACGGCCCACTGGAGGGCGAGCACCGGCGCCGCCCAGGCCAGGATCGCCCCGAGGTAGAACGTCGACGGCGTCCCGAGCAGGTGCCACCCGCCGACGCCGATGCCGGCGGCGACAGCCACGGCGCCCAGTCGGCCGCGGATCGATCCCACGCCGGTCGGCCACGCGGCCGGCAGCGACAGATGCGAGAGCCACAGCGCCGTCAGCCACGGCTGGATCAGGATGAACAGGTACTCCTCGACCGGAGCGTGGCCGAGCGTCGCGAGCGTGCTCCCCTCGCCGTAGGACCACACGCCCGTCGCGATGAGGTAGTTGTCCCACGGCGTCGTGTACACGAGGGCGACGACGGTGACGATGGCGACGCCGACCCAGTACCGTCGGCCGCTCCCGAGCGGCCGGACGGCGATGCGCGTCCGGCTCACGAACGCCGTCGCGACCATGAGCATCATGGCCGGGAGCAGGAAGGCGAGGTGGAACTGAAGGTACGTTGGTCCGGTCATCGTGGCCTGCCGGCGTCACCCGAAGC encodes the following:
- a CDS encoding glycosyltransferase family 87 protein, with protein sequence MSLLRRLLARRDDRPLFVALALLVIAALATYPVADWYLRSIDVAPRFGFWDFGAYSSAVDRWTAGEPLYLQNENGGYHGSYLYPPVALLAFAPFLLALPFRPAVLLWTACTVALLWVAVQRLATALGVSLRPWERLAVLPLVVGFQPVLLSMKLGQTAAALGALLTFAASASLRGRPSLSGALTAAVGVVKLPYAPAGAHLLGDRDRFVGAVLGGLALLALSLVAFGVDAHRTFLDVLAWGVREGSTARSPRVWLPPYYRPLYDVPHALLVRVLGSLAIAVGVLRAPAEAVRETTALGFAAVPLLAPLTYAYYFVAAIPAVLLLVAAELDRPDGYPALPLVGLLLLHGHSYGLRTAGRLAPEWVPGILIQPGLWGNLLLVGLAAVRVARAGGPVAVRSLASAARRRGD
- a CDS encoding V-type ATP synthase subunit D — protein: MAEDVKPTRKNLMAIEDRIELSERGHDTLEQKRDGLIMEFMDILDQAQDIRADLDENYETAQRKINMARAMEGDVAVRGAAAALKEHPEITTQSKNIMGVVVPQIESSRVRKSLDQRGYGLLGSSARIDEAADAYEELLESIILAAEVETAMKKMLTEIETTKRRVNALEFKLLPDLRENKEYIEQKLEEQEREEIFRLKKIKAKKEEEEKAEAAAESESGLEVVEADD
- a CDS encoding lycopene cyclase domain-containing protein, producing MTGPTYLQFHLAFLLPAMMLMVATAFVSRTRIAVRPLGSGRRYWVGVAIVTVVALVYTTPWDNYLIATGVWSYGEGSTLATLGHAPVEEYLFILIQPWLTALWLSHLSLPAAWPTGVGSIRGRLGAVAVAAGIGVGGWHLLGTPSTFYLGAILAWAAPVLALQWAVGAPQLWAHRRLVALGVLVPTTYLCVADRVAIEYGIWILSDRYTTGLAVAGLPVEEALFFLVTNCFVVQGLVLYRWVMDRYGAAESEPRGADAGAGS
- a CDS encoding Brp/Blh family beta-carotene 15,15'-dioxygenase — encoded protein: MGGTHRTRDRAPATLMLAVGCRPAWVVVSALLLGTAVATAAGATATLPRWLRYLPLAASLLVFGLPHGAVDHLAPARAAGRRPTPRTMALVGLAYLLLGGVYAALWAVAPVVAAALFVGLTWLHWGQGDLYALDALGSPHLDGVGVRAGTVLVRGGLPMLVPMLRFPERYRAVIDAWVALFGRELGAAWMVAPDARAGLGVGFATLTLGTLIAGYRRDGGRAWRRDAGETLLLWAYFLVVPPLVAVGVYFCVWHSLRHVVRLVGVDEGARGALAAAGPVAALLWTGREAVPLTAVSVLLLVGVWVVAGVGTAPATLAALYLVFVAVLTLPHVVVVTWMDRVERMALGRRAAEQ
- a CDS encoding DUF6276 family protein, with product MSNDHGTNDAGGPTTCPACGGDVVRFPVPPALRRYAPDAGAAAVCVVCLRTHAASEAPSEPTFESIHPAFPTGEAGAAFALTLGLLDSLALRRDAVDDCCAHAERAGADVLLTLDRLADAEGIEPHVDLDRRRRQLAELLR